The Mucilaginibacter mallensis genome has a segment encoding these proteins:
- a CDS encoding Rne/Rng family ribonuclease, with product MIKELIIDSTPNGATIALLQDKQLVELHKEQISNNYTVGDIYLGRIKKIMPSLNAAFVDVGYEKDAFLHYLDLGPQVQSLLKLTKQVRSGGYQSKLLDNFKLEADINKGGKISEVLTKGQLIPVQIAKEPISTKGPRLSADLSIAGRYVVLVPFSEVVSISKKIKSNTERNRLRKVIESIKPKHFGVIIRTVSEGKGVAEMQKDLLDLVSKWEAFVTRLPSVEPAKKVLGEIGRTSTILRDLLNADFQGITVNDNAMFEEVRSYIHEISPDMENIVRLHKHKEPLFEHFGVDKQIKGAFGKTVNLAGGAYLVIEHTEALHVIDVNSGNRTASKENQEENAFQVNKEAAKEIARQLRLRDMGGIVVIDFIDMHKPTNRKDLFDFLRAEMAHDRAKHTILPPSKFGLVQITRQRVRPEMNIVTNEVCPACGGTGTIRPTILLIDDIENNFNYILDEQNEKNITLCVHPYIEAYIKKGLINRQMKWFFKYGQWIKVKSNPAYQIAEFHFFSSKDEEIKL from the coding sequence TTGATAAAGGAGTTAATTATCGATTCAACCCCCAACGGGGCTACTATTGCATTATTACAGGATAAACAACTTGTAGAGCTACACAAAGAGCAGATCAGCAACAATTATACTGTTGGTGATATTTATTTGGGCCGTATTAAAAAAATAATGCCCAGTTTAAATGCTGCCTTTGTAGATGTAGGCTACGAGAAGGACGCCTTTTTGCATTACCTTGATCTTGGTCCGCAGGTGCAAAGCCTGTTGAAGTTAACCAAGCAAGTACGTAGCGGGGGGTATCAATCAAAGCTTTTAGATAACTTTAAGCTTGAGGCTGATATCAATAAGGGAGGCAAAATCTCCGAGGTTTTAACAAAAGGCCAGCTTATACCTGTACAGATTGCTAAAGAGCCCATCTCAACAAAGGGGCCGCGCTTAAGCGCCGACTTATCCATAGCCGGTCGTTACGTAGTGCTGGTGCCGTTTTCTGAAGTGGTTTCTATCTCTAAAAAGATAAAGAGCAACACCGAGCGCAATCGACTGCGTAAAGTAATTGAAAGCATAAAGCCAAAGCATTTTGGGGTAATTATACGTACCGTATCTGAAGGTAAGGGCGTAGCCGAAATGCAAAAGGACCTGCTCGACCTGGTATCAAAATGGGAAGCATTTGTTACCCGTTTACCATCAGTTGAGCCTGCTAAAAAAGTACTGGGCGAAATTGGCCGTACCTCAACTATTTTGCGCGATCTGCTGAATGCCGATTTCCAGGGCATCACTGTTAATGATAACGCGATGTTTGAGGAAGTACGTTCTTATATTCACGAGATCTCGCCCGATATGGAGAACATAGTTCGTTTGCATAAGCATAAGGAACCATTGTTTGAGCATTTTGGTGTTGATAAGCAGATAAAAGGAGCTTTTGGCAAAACGGTAAACCTTGCCGGTGGCGCTTATTTGGTGATTGAGCATACCGAGGCACTGCACGTTATTGACGTGAACAGCGGTAACCGCACAGCCAGTAAGGAAAATCAGGAGGAGAACGCTTTCCAGGTGAATAAGGAAGCAGCCAAAGAGATAGCCCGCCAGTTACGCCTGCGCGATATGGGTGGTATTGTGGTGATCGATTTTATCGATATGCACAAGCCAACTAACCGTAAAGATCTTTTTGATTTTTTAAGGGCCGAGATGGCGCATGACAGGGCCAAGCACACCATTTTGCCGCCAAGTAAATTTGGACTGGTGCAGATCACCCGTCAGCGTGTACGCCCCGAAATGAACATCGTTACCAACGAAGTTTGCCCGGCTTGTGGTGGAACAGGAACCATAAGGCCAACTATTTTGCTCATAGATGATATTGAAAACAACTTCAATTATATTCTGGATGAGCAAAACGAAAAAAATATTACGCTTTGCGTGCACCCCTACATTGAAGCCTACATCAAAAAAGGCCTCATTAACCGCCAGATGAAATGGTTTTTCAAATATGGCCAGTGGATAAAAGTAAAGAGCAACCCCGCTTACCAGATAGCGGAATTCCACTTCTTCTCATCAAAGGACGAAGAGATAAAATTATAG
- a CDS encoding T9SS type B sorting domain-containing protein, producing the protein MISGFKCRSLFISLICFLIFAVTKSRAQTGSLGDPVVHITFGAGTSTHAGALPADSGTTSYTYSTADFPIDGSYTIENTTAGAGNVWWSTTDHTGNTGGYMMIVNASYARTDYFYKREVDGLCGGTTYQFSAWAGNLLRSQDDSPPNITFAILQTDGTTVIQSFATGAIALSTSGFKWIQYKFNFTLPAGTSNVIIKMTNNSNGGAPANDLALDDITFSPYGPALVASFNLAASTTTETECAGQTEPYTMTVPAVTGYTSPAYQWQVNTGSGWTDIAGATTLSYTANPTTAGTYEYRLASAEATNIGSLSCRIVSNVLTLVVNTAATSSATANTPLCVGNTLNLSTTSGTTYKWTGPNGFTSTEQKPSITNITAAAAGVYTATVTTGNCSTTAYATVSVYAQPVADAGANVTICSGESTTLNASGGTSYSWSPTTGLSDPTIADPVASPTDTTTYVVTVSNSNACTSKDTVIVNVQQKPTANAGADKVMTQGQSVTLNGKASGSDISYYWTPNEYLSSNTVLNPVASPPDDITYTLHVVSNVGCGAEATDAVFVRVYKKITIPNTFTPNGDGINDYWDITALSTYPTATTQVFNRYGTEVFKSVGYATPWDGRYNGQNIPVGTYYYKIDLKNGNIFSGWVLVVR; encoded by the coding sequence ATGATATCCGGTTTTAAATGTAGGTCACTTTTTATCAGCCTGATTTGCTTTCTGATTTTCGCAGTTACTAAAAGCCGGGCCCAAACCGGCAGCCTGGGTGACCCCGTTGTACACATTACTTTTGGGGCGGGTACAAGCACACATGCAGGGGCATTACCTGCCGATTCCGGAACCACCAGCTATACCTATTCAACAGCGGATTTCCCGATTGATGGTTCATATACTATTGAGAATACCACAGCCGGTGCGGGCAATGTATGGTGGAGCACAACCGACCATACCGGCAATACCGGCGGCTATATGATGATAGTAAACGCCAGCTATGCCAGAACAGATTATTTTTATAAGCGCGAGGTTGATGGCTTATGCGGCGGGACTACCTACCAGTTTTCGGCATGGGCAGGCAATTTGCTCCGGAGCCAGGATGATAGTCCGCCGAATATCACCTTCGCCATTTTGCAAACAGATGGCACTACGGTTATCCAAAGTTTCGCTACCGGGGCAATAGCCCTTTCAACTTCAGGCTTTAAGTGGATACAATACAAGTTTAATTTTACGCTACCTGCAGGCACATCAAATGTGATCATTAAAATGACCAATAACAGCAATGGAGGCGCTCCAGCCAACGATCTTGCTTTGGACGATATAACCTTCAGCCCATACGGACCAGCGCTTGTAGCCAGCTTTAATTTAGCCGCATCAACCACTACCGAAACAGAATGTGCTGGCCAAACCGAGCCTTATACCATGACAGTCCCTGCAGTTACGGGCTATACCAGCCCGGCATACCAATGGCAGGTAAACACAGGCAGCGGGTGGACAGATATAGCCGGGGCCACAACATTATCATACACCGCCAATCCCACAACAGCCGGCACTTATGAGTATCGCCTCGCAAGTGCCGAAGCAACTAATATTGGTTCGCTAAGCTGCCGTATCGTATCAAACGTATTAACGCTGGTGGTTAATACGGCCGCCACATCATCTGCAACCGCCAATACACCTTTGTGTGTAGGCAACACCCTAAATTTAAGCACCACAAGCGGCACAACTTATAAATGGACAGGGCCTAATGGCTTTACGTCAACTGAACAAAAACCGTCTATCACCAATATAACTGCGGCAGCGGCGGGCGTTTATACAGCAACGGTTACAACAGGCAATTGCAGTACCACAGCATACGCAACGGTAAGTGTTTATGCCCAGCCCGTAGCCGATGCAGGTGCCAATGTTACTATCTGTTCAGGTGAGTCCACAACACTAAATGCCTCGGGTGGCACAAGCTATAGCTGGTCGCCAACAACAGGCCTGTCTGACCCAACAATAGCCGATCCGGTGGCAAGCCCTACTGATACTACCACCTATGTGGTTACTGTGAGCAACAGCAATGCCTGCACCTCAAAGGATACGGTAATTGTGAACGTACAGCAAAAACCCACAGCTAATGCCGGGGCAGATAAAGTAATGACCCAGGGACAATCCGTAACGCTTAACGGCAAAGCCAGCGGATCAGATATAAGCTATTACTGGACGCCCAACGAATATTTAAGCAGCAACACCGTGCTTAATCCGGTTGCCAGCCCGCCTGATGATATTACCTACACACTGCACGTAGTATCAAACGTTGGTTGCGGTGCCGAAGCTACAGATGCTGTTTTTGTCCGCGTTTATAAAAAAATAACTATCCCCAATACATTCACCCCAAATGGCGATGGTATTAATGATTACTGGGATATTACCGCATTAAGCACCTACCCAACAGCTACAACACAGGTGTTTAACCGTTATGGTACCGAGGTATTTAAAAGTGTAGGCTATGCTACCCCCTGGGATGGTAGATACAACGGCCAAAACATCCCGGTAGGAACTTATTATTATAAAATAGATTTGAAAAACGGCAATATTTTTTCGGGATGGGTGCTGGTGGTGAGGTAG
- a CDS encoding dioxygenase family protein, giving the protein MERKNFLKAFAVAAAAGPMLIDACKKDSSSASTTSTTTKSTTTTTTDSSSCTLTPTETEGPYPYPGGELTNPLDRSDIIETQTGIPLSLTLTVVNTNSSCAAVSGARVDIWHCNKDGYYSGYANQPGISGELSYVGKTFLRGYQLSDTDGVVKFSTIYPGWYGGRATHIHFEVYVDSVLKKTTQITFSETISDAVDVSTLYAGLGVNPIRNASDSVFGDSATDLANETVALTGSISAGYSGSYTIGLAL; this is encoded by the coding sequence ATGGAACGGAAGAACTTTTTAAAGGCATTTGCAGTGGCAGCCGCTGCAGGTCCAATGCTAATCGATGCCTGTAAAAAGGATTCATCCTCTGCATCTACAACATCTACAACCACCAAATCTACCACAACTACCACTACCGATTCAAGCAGTTGTACGCTTACACCAACAGAAACAGAAGGCCCATATCCTTATCCGGGAGGGGAATTAACAAACCCTTTAGACAGGTCTGATATTATAGAAACCCAAACAGGGATCCCACTTTCATTAACCTTAACCGTAGTAAATACCAATAGTAGTTGTGCAGCAGTTTCAGGCGCAAGGGTTGATATATGGCACTGTAATAAGGATGGCTATTACTCGGGTTATGCCAATCAGCCCGGTATATCAGGCGAGTTAAGCTATGTTGGGAAAACTTTTTTAAGAGGCTACCAGCTAAGTGATACTGATGGTGTGGTTAAGTTTTCAACTATTTATCCGGGCTGGTATGGCGGCAGGGCTACACATATACACTTTGAGGTTTATGTAGATAGTGTTTTAAAGAAAACCACACAGATCACCTTTTCAGAAACAATAAGCGATGCCGTTGATGTATCAACCTTATATGCAGGCTTAGGTGTAAACCCAATCAGAAATGCCAGCGATAGCGTATTTGGCGACTCCGCCACGGATCTGGCTAATGAAACTGTGGCACTTACCGGAAGTATTTCGGCTGGCTACAGCGGTTCGTATACTATAGGGCTTGCATTATAA
- the miaE gene encoding tRNA-(ms[2]io[6]A)-hydroxylase, whose amino-acid sequence MSEKTILKLQLPTDPIWVTNVVESNIEEILTDHAFCEQKAASNAITLIVQNHNLSDLVQEMIALAQEEMDHFKRVHDIILQRGFVLGRERKDNYVGELQKFMKKGGSRTDQLVDRLLFSAMIEARSCERFKVLSENINDEELAAFYYELMVSEATHYATFIRLAKKYAGDIDVDKRWKEYLEHEAIVIQNYGKMERIHG is encoded by the coding sequence GTGAGCGAGAAAACAATACTTAAACTACAGCTGCCTACCGACCCTATTTGGGTTACCAATGTGGTGGAAAGCAATATTGAAGAAATTTTAACCGACCACGCGTTCTGCGAGCAAAAGGCGGCCAGCAATGCTATTACACTAATTGTTCAAAATCATAACCTGTCAGACCTGGTGCAGGAGATGATTGCCCTTGCGCAGGAAGAAATGGACCACTTTAAACGGGTGCATGATATTATACTGCAACGCGGGTTTGTACTTGGCCGCGAGCGCAAGGATAATTACGTTGGCGAACTGCAAAAATTCATGAAGAAAGGCGGCAGCCGTACCGATCAGTTAGTTGATCGCCTGTTATTTTCGGCCATGATTGAAGCTCGGAGCTGCGAGCGCTTTAAGGTATTATCAGAAAATATTAATGATGAGGAATTAGCTGCCTTTTATTATGAGCTGATGGTAAGCGAAGCCACCCACTATGCCACCTTCATCCGGCTGGCTAAAAAATATGCCGGTGATATAGATGTCGACAAACGCTGGAAAGAATACCTGGAGCACGAAGCCATAGTGATACAAAACTACGGCAAAATGGAGCGCATCCACGGGTAG
- the nadD gene encoding nicotinate (nicotinamide) nucleotide adenylyltransferase has translation MKIGLLFGSFNPIHIGHLIIANYMANYTDLDKVWLVVSPQNPLKKYGDLINTYDRLEMAKLATDNSRNLAVSDVELKLPQPSYTIDTLTHLNEKYPEHEFALIMGSDNLVSLPKWKNFKLILRDYRIYVYPRPGYENAEYASHPSVTITMTPQMELSATFIRKSLSEKKDVRYFVPDPVLEFIESKNLYGKIK, from the coding sequence ATGAAAATAGGCTTACTGTTCGGCTCATTTAATCCAATACACATCGGCCATTTAATTATAGCCAATTATATGGCCAACTATACCGATCTTGATAAGGTATGGCTGGTAGTATCGCCCCAAAACCCGCTAAAAAAATACGGCGACCTCATTAATACTTATGACAGGCTGGAGATGGCTAAACTGGCCACCGATAACTCGCGCAATCTGGCTGTAAGTGATGTGGAGCTTAAACTGCCGCAGCCATCTTATACCATTGATACGCTCACGCACCTGAACGAAAAGTACCCCGAGCATGAGTTCGCGCTCATTATGGGCTCTGACAACCTGGTATCACTGCCTAAATGGAAAAATTTTAAGCTGATACTGCGCGATTACCGCATTTATGTATACCCTCGCCCTGGTTATGAAAATGCCGAATATGCTTCGCATCCATCCGTAACCATCACCATGACACCACAGATGGAACTATCCGCAACCTTTATCCGCAAATCATTATCGGAGAAAAAGGATGTTCGTTATTTTGTACCTGACCCTGTGCTGGAGTTTATTGAGAGTAAAAATTTGTACGGGAAGATTAAGTGA
- the gmk gene encoding guanylate kinase: MTKEGKLIIFSAPSGAGKTTIVHHLLSKMNELEFSISATTRPARGEEKDGTDYYFITKEDFLHRIAKKEFVEFEEVYSGTFYGTLRTEIERIWAKGKTVIFDIDVEGGLHLKRKYGNQALAIFVQPPSLEVLIERLTGRGTDSSEKLKERFAKAEKELNYAPKFDIILKNYELSTACADAEKLVKDFIVK; this comes from the coding sequence ATGACCAAGGAAGGCAAACTAATTATATTTTCGGCGCCATCGGGGGCAGGTAAAACTACTATTGTACACCACTTGCTATCAAAAATGAATGAGCTGGAATTTTCTATATCGGCAACCACCAGGCCCGCGCGGGGTGAGGAAAAAGATGGCACCGATTACTACTTTATAACCAAGGAAGATTTTTTACACCGTATAGCCAAAAAGGAATTTGTTGAGTTTGAAGAAGTTTACTCAGGCACATTTTACGGCACACTCCGTACTGAAATTGAGCGCATCTGGGCAAAAGGCAAAACCGTAATATTTGATATTGATGTTGAGGGCGGCCTGCACCTTAAACGTAAATACGGCAACCAGGCACTGGCTATATTTGTACAGCCACCATCATTAGAAGTATTGATTGAGCGATTAACCGGTCGTGGTACTGATAGTTCCGAAAAATTAAAGGAACGTTTTGCCAAGGCGGAGAAGGAACTGAACTATGCTCCTAAATTTGATATCATCCTTAAAAACTATGAGTTGAGTACAGCCTGCGCTGATGCAGAAAAATTGGTAAAGGATTTCATAGTTAAATAA
- a CDS encoding YicC/YloC family endoribonuclease: MIKSMTGYGIATSDSGSTKYTVEIKSLNSKFLELALRLPKIFSDKEFQLRNDCNKQIERGKVNLSITIEQQNGAAVRAAGIDTALLKNYYEQLKAVSDDLGEPTTNLLQLALGLPEVVKYDEETVSEDEWKLVEKTFNQAVAAFQQFRTDEGNVLEGDLKYRINIILQNLALVEIEEPKRVPVIRERLNQFLLEATNREAIDQNRFEQELIYYIDKLDITEEKIRLKSHCDYFIETLKNADANGKKLGFIAQEIGREVNTLGSKANDANMQKLVVGMKEELEKIKEQLLNVL, from the coding sequence ATGATAAAATCTATGACAGGGTATGGAATTGCTACTTCCGACTCAGGCAGTACAAAATATACCGTTGAGATAAAATCCCTGAACAGTAAGTTCCTTGAGCTTGCCCTGCGTTTGCCAAAAATATTTTCTGATAAAGAGTTCCAGCTGCGTAATGATTGCAATAAGCAGATAGAGCGCGGCAAGGTAAATTTATCCATCACTATTGAGCAGCAAAATGGCGCTGCTGTACGCGCCGCCGGTATTGATACCGCATTGCTGAAAAACTACTATGAGCAGTTAAAAGCCGTTAGTGATGATCTGGGCGAACCTACGACTAACTTATTGCAACTGGCTTTGGGCTTACCCGAGGTGGTTAAATACGATGAGGAAACTGTATCCGAAGATGAGTGGAAATTGGTTGAAAAAACCTTTAACCAGGCTGTAGCGGCTTTCCAGCAGTTCAGGACCGATGAGGGTAATGTATTGGAAGGCGACCTGAAATACCGCATCAATATCATATTACAGAACCTGGCACTGGTTGAAATTGAAGAACCTAAACGTGTGCCGGTGATACGCGAGCGTCTGAACCAGTTTTTACTGGAAGCCACCAACCGTGAAGCCATTGACCAGAACCGTTTTGAACAGGAGCTGATCTATTATATTGATAAGCTGGACATCACCGAAGAAAAAATAAGGCTAAAAAGCCATTGCGACTATTTCATCGAGACATTAAAAAATGCCGATGCCAATGGCAAAAAACTAGGCTTTATAGCGCAGGAAATAGGCCGCGAAGTAAATACCCTGGGCTCAAAAGCCAATGATGCCAACATGCAAAAGCTGGTAGTAGGCATGAAAGAAGAGCTCGAAAAAATTAAAGAACAATTATTGAATGTTTTATAA
- a CDS encoding Panacea domain-containing protein produces MYSASLIAAAIVQKAIDEGDPVTQMKLQKMVYFANGYNLAKRDQKLIEEDFQAWKFGPVVPTIYNDYQLYGNMAISNFDKSRSIYGSLGFDESSLGEDAKDAINYTWKATAHLSAADLSKWTHKEDGPWAKVYNQLEPSIKIDDNDIKAYFKNFLYS; encoded by the coding sequence ATGTATTCAGCATCACTTATAGCAGCCGCAATAGTTCAGAAAGCTATCGATGAGGGCGATCCGGTAACACAAATGAAACTTCAAAAGATGGTTTATTTCGCTAACGGATATAATTTAGCTAAAAGAGATCAAAAATTAATTGAGGAAGATTTTCAAGCCTGGAAGTTTGGTCCGGTTGTTCCAACTATATATAATGATTATCAGCTTTATGGCAATATGGCGATATCAAACTTTGATAAATCAAGATCGATATATGGATCGCTTGGTTTTGATGAATCTTCTTTAGGTGAAGATGCTAAAGATGCTATAAATTATACATGGAAAGCAACCGCACACTTATCAGCGGCCGATTTATCAAAGTGGACGCATAAAGAAGATGGACCATGGGCAAAAGTATACAATCAACTTGAACCATCGATCAAAATAGATGACAATGATATAAAGGCCTATTTCAAGAATTTTTTATATTCTTAA
- the rnc gene encoding ribonuclease III: MPISRFYKLYLSPNRKYVKVLKNLLGFVPGNLSLYRLAFRHKSVAQNIKKGVKNSNERLEFLGDAVLGSVVAEVLFKLYPYEDEGFLTELRSKIVSRVNLNQLARKLGFDKLIEFDSRALNSSRQGSLLGDAFEALIGAVYLDKGYDFTRNFLVNHIIKSHIDIHTLEQTETNFKSKLIEWCQRHSKDISFDLVNNTEGENVKLFTVQASVDGDVVGLGKEFSKKNAEKLAAERACETLGI, encoded by the coding sequence ATGCCTATAAGTCGTTTTTACAAACTTTACTTATCGCCTAACAGAAAATATGTAAAAGTGTTAAAGAATTTGCTCGGCTTTGTTCCGGGCAATTTATCTTTATACAGGCTTGCTTTTCGCCATAAATCTGTAGCCCAAAACATAAAAAAAGGAGTAAAGAATAGTAACGAACGCCTTGAGTTTCTGGGTGATGCAGTATTGGGTAGCGTTGTTGCCGAAGTGCTCTTCAAACTATACCCGTATGAGGATGAAGGTTTCTTAACCGAGCTGCGATCAAAGATCGTAAGCCGTGTAAACCTTAACCAGCTTGCCCGCAAACTTGGCTTTGATAAACTGATAGAGTTTGATAGCCGCGCGCTAAACTCATCAAGGCAAGGCTCATTATTGGGCGATGCTTTTGAGGCTTTAATAGGCGCCGTATACCTGGATAAGGGCTACGACTTTACCCGCAATTTTTTGGTGAACCACATCATCAAATCACACATTGATATCCACACGCTGGAGCAAACCGAAACAAACTTTAAGAGCAAGCTGATTGAATGGTGCCAGCGCCATAGCAAAGATATCTCGTTCGACCTGGTGAACAATACTGAAGGCGAGAACGTAAAGTTATTCACCGTACAAGCCAGTGTCGATGGCGACGTGGTGGGCCTTGGAAAAGAATTCAGCAAAAAGAACGCGGAGAAACTTGCTGCTGAAAGAGCTTGTGAAACCTTGGGAATCTAA
- the fabF gene encoding beta-ketoacyl-ACP synthase II, producing the protein MEFKRVVVTGLGALTPIGNSVPEYWEALINGVSGAAPIKSFDTSKFKTKFACEVKGFDADAFLGRKDARKLDPFVQYALYSTEEAVKDAGLDFSTLDTSRIGVIWGSGIGGLKTFLDEITNFAKGDGTPHINPFFIPKMIADIAPGHISIKYGLRGPNFTTVSACASSNNALIDAFNYIRMGKANMFVTGGSEAIINEAGIGGFNAMHALSTRNDDPATASRPFDLDRDGFVAGEGAGTLILEELEHAKARGAKIYAEMVGGGMSADAYHMTAPHPDGLGAAIVMREALRDAGLKPEDIDYVNVHGTSTPIGDPQEIKAIENVFGDHAYKLNISATKSMTGHLLGAAGAVEAIATIMAMNHGIIPPTINHFTDDPAFDPRINFTFNTAQKREVRVAQSNGFGFGGHNASVIFKKLED; encoded by the coding sequence ATGGAGTTTAAAAGAGTCGTTGTAACCGGGCTTGGGGCACTTACTCCAATTGGCAACAGCGTTCCTGAATATTGGGAAGCGTTGATCAATGGAGTGAGTGGCGCTGCGCCTATTAAGAGCTTTGATACGTCGAAGTTCAAAACTAAATTTGCGTGCGAAGTGAAAGGCTTCGACGCAGATGCCTTTTTGGGCAGAAAAGACGCCAGGAAACTGGATCCCTTTGTTCAATATGCCCTTTATTCAACCGAAGAAGCCGTAAAAGATGCCGGTCTGGATTTCAGCACGCTGGATACCAGCCGTATTGGCGTTATCTGGGGATCAGGCATTGGCGGGTTAAAAACGTTTTTGGATGAGATAACCAATTTTGCCAAAGGCGATGGTACTCCTCATATAAACCCGTTCTTTATCCCTAAAATGATTGCTGATATTGCCCCGGGCCATATCTCTATCAAATACGGCCTTCGTGGGCCAAACTTTACCACCGTTTCCGCTTGTGCTTCGTCCAACAACGCGCTTATTGATGCCTTTAACTATATCCGTATGGGTAAGGCCAATATGTTTGTTACCGGCGGATCAGAAGCCATTATAAACGAAGCTGGTATAGGCGGTTTTAACGCTATGCACGCCCTGTCAACACGTAACGATGATCCGGCAACGGCATCACGTCCGTTTGATCTGGACCGTGATGGTTTTGTGGCAGGCGAAGGTGCAGGTACTCTTATTTTAGAGGAACTTGAACACGCTAAGGCAAGAGGCGCTAAAATTTATGCTGAAATGGTTGGCGGAGGCATGAGTGCCGATGCTTATCATATGACAGCACCACATCCTGACGGACTTGGAGCAGCCATTGTAATGAGGGAAGCTTTACGCGATGCAGGTTTGAAACCTGAAGACATTGATTATGTGAATGTTCACGGTACATCAACCCCGATAGGTGATCCGCAGGAAATAAAAGCGATTGAGAATGTTTTTGGCGACCATGCTTATAAGCTTAATATTAGCGCAACCAAATCAATGACCGGGCACTTATTAGGTGCAGCGGGCGCTGTTGAGGCTATTGCTACTATAATGGCCATGAACCATGGTATCATTCCACCAACAATAAACCATTTTACTGACGATCCGGCGTTCGACCCACGGATTAACTTTACATTTAATACTGCCCAGAAAAGAGAGGTAAGGGTGGCCCAGAGTAATGGGTTTGGCTTTGGCGGTCATAATGCTTCTGTGATATTTAAAAAACTAGAAGATTAA
- a CDS encoding acyl carrier protein, which yields MSDIASRVKAIIVEKLGVDENEVTPEASFTNDLGADSLDTVELIMEFEKEFNVAIPDDQAETIGTVGQAVAYLEKNVK from the coding sequence ATGTCTGATATCGCTTCAAGAGTAAAAGCTATAATCGTAGAAAAATTGGGTGTTGACGAAAACGAAGTAACCCCGGAAGCTAGCTTCACCAATGATCTTGGTGCAGATTCTTTAGACACCGTGGAACTGATCATGGAATTCGAGAAAGAATTCAATGTGGCTATCCCTGACGATCAGGCTGAAACTATTGGTACAGTTGGCCAGGCTGTTGCTTACCTTGAAAAAAACGTTAAATAA
- a CDS encoding IPExxxVDY family protein, with the protein MILNRKILKFEIDLDFVLIAVTTSLKDYRICYLINKYLNFNFLKTSDLAIDINHSPESVYFSMYTYHWEASDTFFYFIANKGSDGYLVPEMRKTDYFFMIKNYIDDEDLEKLISGLNRIPEIVAAVKIDPKKIKSRENLLF; encoded by the coding sequence ATGATTTTGAACAGAAAAATCTTAAAGTTTGAGATCGATCTTGATTTTGTGCTGATTGCAGTTACAACATCGCTGAAAGATTATCGTATTTGTTATTTAATTAACAAGTATTTGAATTTTAATTTCCTGAAAACCAGCGATCTGGCTATTGATATTAACCATAGTCCGGAATCCGTCTACTTCTCTATGTATACCTACCACTGGGAGGCCAGCGATACTTTTTTTTATTTTATAGCCAATAAAGGATCAGATGGTTACCTTGTACCCGAAATGCGCAAGACGGATTATTTTTTTATGATCAAGAATTATATTGATGATGAGGACCTTGAAAAGCTGATATCGGGCCTTAACCGTATCCCCGAAATTGTTGCCGCGGTAAAGATTGATCCAAAAAAAATAAAATCACGTGAAAATCTTCTATTTTAG